A window of the Thermodesulfobacteriota bacterium genome harbors these coding sequences:
- a CDS encoding ATP-binding protein gives MSIYTIPPLISSIVLFIFFVIGIFRGKTERQNILFSFVCLLGFFLNLDKMLLTLVEDETQALKISRLDHMFLVFIIPLYMHFSCALTGKGEYSKVYKVLYAISFLLMPFTQTDYYLSGVRRHFFGFFATAGPLFYAFGLLSIVSIGLSMFILFSSLREETVALKRAKVKYIILSMGSSAFLSHFDLLVVLGWDVYPFGNFIFLPMSLLAYSLLKHDIMEWKIFLNRGLLFFIFFFLSSALFLGLITIVDHLYGRDINPYLNSLFAFFVSLAFVLAFRDRIESIVLNMTLKEELKRRGILKELSLSILKIGSIQDVKEFVIGRLRSAFQLRECAIRPRLLKEPQRNVRFFSETDPEWRKGYRVGLVVPSDRAPQELLLGEKLDMTLYTEEEIELLSILANNLALAIDNAYIYGQLKDFSESLEKMVEEKTKALIRSESLAEIGRLAAGVAHELNNPLASVRSTIEYHIDRLDKEGDLYGDLEFCLKELNRAENIVKSLLYATRQKEEEKSQVNVHGAIEDSLRILYNEYKKRPIEIKKELRAENPLIFGVHGRVCQVLINLIKNGIEAIGEKNGYLKIATDNTEDGSLRIVIEDNGCGMDEETKKNLFKPFFTTKHQGVGLGLYVSYEIVKSLKGEIFVESEKGKGSRFILVFPPYQL, from the coding sequence ATGAGCATTTACACGATTCCTCCGCTTATCTCGAGTATAGTACTTTTCATTTTCTTTGTAATTGGCATTTTTAGAGGAAAGACGGAAAGACAAAATATCCTTTTTTCCTTCGTGTGTCTTCTGGGGTTCTTTCTAAACCTCGACAAAATGCTTCTAACTCTGGTTGAAGATGAGACTCAAGCTTTAAAAATAAGCCGCCTCGATCACATGTTCTTAGTCTTCATAATCCCTCTTTATATGCACTTTAGCTGTGCTCTTACGGGAAAAGGAGAGTATTCAAAGGTTTACAAAGTTCTTTACGCTATTTCTTTTTTGCTTATGCCTTTTACCCAAACGGACTACTATCTCTCTGGAGTTAGAAGACACTTTTTCGGATTCTTTGCTACGGCCGGGCCACTATTCTACGCATTCGGACTTCTAAGCATCGTAAGCATAGGACTATCCATGTTTATTTTATTTTCTTCATTGCGGGAAGAAACGGTAGCTTTAAAGAGGGCTAAAGTAAAGTACATAATTTTAAGCATGGGGAGTTCCGCTTTTCTTAGCCATTTCGATCTTTTAGTTGTTCTTGGATGGGATGTTTATCCCTTCGGCAACTTCATATTCCTTCCCATGTCATTACTCGCCTACTCTCTCTTGAAACATGACATAATGGAATGGAAGATATTTTTGAATAGAGGGCTTTTGTTCTTCATCTTCTTTTTCCTCTCGTCTGCGCTTTTTCTTGGGTTAATCACAATAGTTGATCACCTCTATGGACGAGATATTAACCCCTACCTTAATTCCCTTTTTGCCTTTTTTGTGAGCCTTGCCTTCGTTCTTGCTTTCAGAGATAGGATAGAATCAATCGTACTCAACATGACCCTAAAGGAAGAGCTAAAAAGAAGAGGCATTCTAAAAGAGTTGAGCTTGTCTATCCTAAAAATAGGTTCTATCCAAGACGTAAAAGAGTTTGTCATCGGAAGGCTCCGATCCGCATTCCAGCTAAGGGAATGTGCAATAAGGCCCCGTCTTTTGAAGGAACCGCAAAGAAATGTAAGGTTTTTTAGCGAAACGGACCCAGAGTGGCGAAAAGGTTACAGAGTCGGTCTTGTCGTTCCATCAGATCGGGCCCCTCAAGAACTTCTCCTTGGGGAGAAGCTGGATATGACCCTTTATACGGAGGAAGAGATAGAGCTTTTGAGTATCCTTGCGAACAATTTGGCGCTTGCAATTGATAATGCTTATATCTATGGGCAGCTAAAAGATTTCAGTGAGTCCCTTGAGAAAATGGTTGAAGAGAAGACAAAGGCTTTAATAAGAAGCGAAAGCCTCGCAGAGATCGGAAGACTCGCTGCGGGAGTTGCCCACGAGCTTAATAACCCTTTGGCATCTGTGAGAAGCACAATAGAATACCATATTGATCGACTTGACAAAGAGGGAGATCTTTACGGTGACTTGGAGTTCTGTTTGAAAGAACTTAACAGAGCGGAAAATATAGTCAAGAGCCTTCTTTATGCAACAAGGCAAAAGGAGGAGGAAAAGTCGCAAGTTAATGTCCATGGAGCAATAGAAGATTCCTTAAGGATCCTTTACAATGAGTACAAAAAAAGGCCAATAGAGATAAAAAAGGAGCTTAGGGCAGAGAATCCTTTAATCTTTGGCGTACACGGAAGAGTATGCCAGGTCCTCATAAATCTCATAAAAAACGGGATAGAGGCAATAGGAGAGAAAAATGGGTATTTAAAAATTGCGACGGATAACACTGAGGACGGAAGTCTAAGGATAGTTATTGAGGATAACGGATGTGGAATGGACGAGGAGACAAAAAAGAACCTTTTTAAGCCGTTCTTCACAACAAAACATCAGGGGGTCGGTCTTGGCCTTTACGTAAGCTACGAGATAGTTAAATCACTAAAGGGTGAAATCTTTGTAGAGAGTGAAAAAGGAAAAGGAAGTCGTTTTATTCTCGTCTTTCCGCCCTATCAACTATGA
- a CDS encoding DUF362 domain-containing protein translates to MEGVVLKRIRLSEKIRKAISAYYAKLGGMEGYADFLWSNWKKGKPLVYGIEKREKFSGFLVFDLEKSNIEEIYIDESPNQSEIVFCALDSILAKHSLVSATIHKMDLEKRRLLIDYGFRPFRYVKDGSYVREKLELSTVVYFDRLKEIKQIKPSKKVERVVIQRVNPAQSEEDIYEAVKELFEKLGGVRKYVKKGQTVVLKPNIVADHGMVNGIYKGGVVTDLRLVYALIRHLLPYASRIIVAEGSSINRSATTKMFKIYGYDRLEESFPGKVSLVDLNTDETVEMPVPYGRRMNSRKVPKTLLDADVIINLPVMKLHFAACVSLAIKNLQGTMPPIEKYMTHFFGLWQNLVNIHYLVRTKLTIVDGLVGQEDFGPVSGSPKVMNLLIGGENPVAIDATCMRIMGLEPFDSPPVLLAYIQGFGPVEQERIKVIGAKIEEVRSPFKMPKINLNSGRDLKIYEEGACPGCKGYLHFVLHKLRRPDPKEPGNLLIDRPLEKPVKIYVGPYAGREIDLNGVNLFMGTCQLHNAKNGIHLPGCPPHAEVIIKGIFQFFPDVLPPKYADDTEEAKLERMLAQILESL, encoded by the coding sequence ATGGAAGGAGTGGTCCTTAAAAGGATAAGATTATCTGAGAAGATAAGGAAGGCAATCTCTGCTTATTACGCGAAGCTTGGAGGAATGGAAGGGTATGCGGATTTTCTATGGAGCAATTGGAAAAAAGGGAAGCCTCTAGTATACGGGATAGAGAAAAGAGAAAAATTTTCCGGCTTTTTGGTATTTGACCTGGAAAAAAGCAACATAGAGGAGATATACATAGACGAAAGTCCAAACCAATCTGAGATAGTTTTTTGTGCGCTTGATTCCATTTTAGCTAAGCACAGTCTTGTCTCCGCAACTATCCATAAGATGGATCTAGAAAAGAGGAGGCTCCTTATCGACTATGGCTTTAGGCCATTTCGATACGTAAAAGATGGGTCCTATGTCAGAGAGAAGCTCGAACTAAGTACAGTTGTATACTTCGATAGGCTAAAAGAGATAAAGCAGATAAAACCTTCTAAAAAAGTAGAACGGGTTGTCATCCAAAGAGTTAATCCGGCCCAGTCGGAAGAAGACATCTACGAGGCGGTAAAAGAACTCTTTGAAAAGCTAGGAGGCGTGAGAAAATATGTGAAAAAAGGCCAAACAGTAGTTTTGAAACCCAATATCGTTGCCGACCACGGTATGGTGAATGGCATATACAAAGGGGGAGTTGTTACAGACTTAAGGCTCGTCTACGCTTTAATTAGGCACCTTTTACCTTACGCTTCCCGGATCATCGTTGCTGAGGGCTCTTCCATAAATAGAAGTGCAACAACGAAGATGTTTAAGATCTACGGTTACGATAGACTGGAAGAGTCTTTTCCAGGAAAGGTAAGCCTTGTTGACTTAAATACTGATGAGACTGTGGAGATGCCTGTTCCCTACGGGAGGAGGATGAACTCAAGGAAAGTACCGAAAACGCTCCTCGATGCGGATGTCATCATAAACCTTCCTGTAATGAAACTCCATTTTGCAGCCTGTGTTTCGCTTGCCATAAAGAATCTTCAAGGTACAATGCCGCCTATAGAAAAGTACATGACTCACTTTTTCGGCCTTTGGCAGAACCTTGTAAACATCCATTATCTTGTGAGAACAAAACTAACGATAGTTGATGGCCTTGTCGGTCAAGAAGACTTCGGTCCCGTATCGGGAAGTCCGAAGGTCATGAATCTTTTGATCGGAGGAGAAAACCCGGTTGCCATAGACGCAACCTGTATGAGAATAATGGGGCTTGAGCCATTCGATTCACCACCCGTTCTTTTAGCGTACATTCAGGGTTTTGGTCCTGTTGAGCAGGAAAGGATAAAGGTAATAGGGGCGAAGATAGAAGAGGTTAGAAGTCCCTTCAAGATGCCAAAAATAAATCTAAATTCAGGTCGGGACCTAAAGATTTACGAGGAGGGAGCCTGTCCGGGATGTAAAGGATACTTGCATTTCGTTCTCCATAAACTCAGAAGGCCAGACCCAAAAGAACCAGGAAATCTCCTCATAGACAGACCGTTAGAAAAGCCTGTAAAAATCTACGTTGGTCCATACGCTGGAAGAGAAATAGATCTTAATGGAGTAAATCTATTCATGGGCACTTGTCAGCTTCACAACGCGAAAAATGGTATCCATCTTCCCGGATGTCCACCCCATGCGGAGGTCATCATAAAGGGCATATTCCAGTTCTTCCCAGATGTTCTTCCGCCAAAATACGCGGATGATACAGAAGAGGCAAAGCTTGAAAGAATGTTGGCCCAAATTCTCGAAAGCCTCTGA
- a CDS encoding polyprenyl synthetase family protein produces the protein MDVIREELGKFEKFILKSMSSNVPFIDEVSKYVMGGGGKRIRPALVILSARVCNYRGRKTIPYAAIVELIHTATLLHDDVLDNAKIRRGRPSVNELWGNEQSVLLGDFFYSKAVEIVSKYGDKEVIRIISRATTEVTKGEILEVLRTGDLDLKEEEYFEIVGFKTASLFGAACEMGALLAKKGKDTRETFRRFGEKLGFAFQLTDDVLDYVSEERTLGKKIGTDLKERKVTLPLILALKSSTKAERRMVELIFKKTRINSKDFLAVKDFIEKRNGFIETYKIAKTFIEEAKDCIKGIPFSPYKESLLKLCDLIPERKS, from the coding sequence ATGGATGTAATAAGGGAAGAACTTGGAAAATTTGAAAAATTTATCTTAAAAAGCATGAGTTCGAACGTTCCTTTTATCGATGAAGTTAGCAAATATGTCATGGGTGGAGGAGGAAAGAGAATAAGGCCAGCCTTAGTTATCCTTTCGGCGAGGGTGTGCAATTACAGGGGAAGGAAAACAATACCCTACGCTGCCATTGTGGAACTTATCCACACGGCGACCTTGCTGCACGATGATGTCCTTGACAACGCGAAGATCCGGAGGGGCAGACCTTCAGTTAATGAACTCTGGGGAAATGAACAGTCGGTGCTTCTCGGTGATTTTTTTTACTCGAAAGCTGTTGAGATAGTAAGTAAATATGGGGATAAAGAGGTGATAAGGATAATCTCCCGGGCGACAACAGAAGTTACAAAAGGCGAGATACTAGAGGTCTTAAGGACGGGAGATCTTGACCTCAAAGAGGAAGAGTATTTCGAGATAGTAGGGTTCAAAACAGCAAGTCTTTTTGGGGCAGCCTGTGAAATGGGAGCCCTTTTGGCGAAGAAGGGAAAAGATACAAGGGAAACTTTTCGAAGGTTCGGTGAAAAACTAGGTTTCGCCTTTCAGCTCACTGACGACGTCTTGGATTACGTTTCGGAGGAAAGAACCTTGGGCAAAAAGATAGGAACTGACCTTAAGGAGAGAAAGGTGACCCTCCCCCTCATATTGGCTTTAAAGTCATCAACAAAGGCTGAAAGACGGATGGTGGAGCTAATTTTTAAAAAGACGCGCATAAACTCCAAAGATTTCCTGGCTGTAAAGGATTTCATTGAGAAAAGGAACGGGTTTATTGAGACTTATAAAATTGCAAAAACTTTTATAGAGGAAGCGAAGGATTGCATAAAAGGGATCCCCTTCTCCCCCTACAAAGAAAGCCTTCTCAAATTGTGCGATCTAATACCTGAAAGGAAAAGCTGA
- a CDS encoding methyltransferase, whose amino-acid sequence MDKPIEIGDDETLDVLFNEKLFFIQKKEGYRFSIDSILLCNFVELKEGDRVLEIGSGCGIIPIYLTFRGFKNRFLGVEIQEELYRLSEKNKIINRCENVQFIHGDIRVLKEELKKEPFDVIISNPPYTREESGRKSPKKSLHLARYETSLRLEEIMDVGRLLLKFLGRLYLIYPAYRTSELIYFGKKHMLEPKRLRFVHSRAEEEANLVLADLRKGAKTGVRVERPLYVYSGSEYTEEVKTYYEL is encoded by the coding sequence ATGGATAAGCCAATCGAAATAGGAGATGACGAGACACTCGATGTCCTTTTCAACGAGAAACTCTTCTTTATCCAAAAAAAAGAAGGCTATAGGTTTTCAATCGATTCTATTCTGCTTTGCAATTTCGTCGAGCTCAAAGAAGGCGACCGAGTTCTAGAAATAGGCAGCGGGTGTGGAATTATCCCAATATATCTTACTTTTCGGGGGTTTAAAAACCGCTTTTTGGGAGTGGAGATCCAAGAAGAGCTTTATAGACTTTCAGAAAAGAACAAGATAATCAACAGATGTGAGAATGTTCAATTCATCCACGGAGACATAAGAGTGCTAAAAGAGGAGCTAAAAAAGGAACCCTTCGATGTTATAATCAGCAACCCCCCTTACACCAGGGAGGAATCGGGAAGGAAAAGCCCCAAAAAATCTCTGCATCTTGCGAGGTACGAGACCTCCTTGCGACTGGAAGAGATAATGGACGTAGGTAGACTGCTTCTAAAATTCCTCGGACGTCTCTACCTTATATACCCTGCTTACAGGACCTCAGAGTTAATATACTTTGGGAAAAAGCATATGCTGGAACCGAAGAGACTGAGGTTCGTACATTCAAGGGCAGAAGAGGAGGCAAACCTAGTCCTTGCTGATCTAAGGAAAGGTGCGAAAACTGGCGTGCGGGTCGAAAGACCACTTTATGTGTACAGTGGTTCTGAATACACGGAGGAAGTTAAAACTTACTACGAGCTTTAA
- the rsmI gene encoding 16S rRNA (cytidine(1402)-2'-O)-methyltransferase, whose product MDGILYVVSTPIGNLKDISERAVSTLKLVDFVVAEDRERARKLLNSIGVKKSIVTINSYTEKKKAKVIVKKIKNGASCALISGAGTPCISDPGFFVVSSCHDERIEVKVVPGPSALTAAIAVSGIPMDRFLFWGFLPQRKSKKRKILKELAGFPYPIIFFESPRRLLETLRLIHEMLGLRRIAIMREMTKIHEEVIRTNTEKAPELFETKNLLGEFTIIVDRAERRE is encoded by the coding sequence ATGGATGGAATCTTATACGTCGTTTCTACCCCCATCGGGAATCTAAAGGACATCTCTGAGAGGGCCGTTTCAACTTTAAAACTTGTCGATTTCGTTGTGGCCGAAGACAGAGAAAGGGCAAGAAAGCTTTTAAACTCGATAGGTGTGAAAAAGAGTATCGTAACCATAAACTCCTACACGGAGAAAAAGAAAGCCAAAGTTATAGTTAAAAAGATCAAAAACGGCGCTTCCTGTGCGCTTATTTCTGGCGCGGGGACTCCTTGCATTTCTGACCCAGGATTCTTCGTTGTCTCTTCTTGCCACGATGAAAGGATAGAGGTCAAAGTTGTGCCTGGCCCTTCTGCGCTGACGGCTGCAATTGCTGTAAGTGGGATTCCCATGGATCGCTTTCTTTTTTGGGGTTTTCTTCCCCAGAGGAAGAGCAAAAAAAGAAAAATTTTAAAAGAACTCGCCGGTTTTCCCTACCCTATCATATTTTTTGAGTCACCTAGAAGACTCCTTGAAACTTTACGGTTGATACACGAGATGTTAGGTTTAAGAAGGATCGCAATAATGAGGGAGATGACAAAAATTCACGAAGAAGTCATAAGAACAAATACCGAAAAAGCACCCGAACTCTTTGAAACTAAAAACCTTCTTGGCGAGTTCACAATCATAGTTGATAGGGCGGAAAGACGAGAATAA
- the glgC gene encoding glucose-1-phosphate adenylyltransferase → MRERLLYNALAFVLAGGAGERLYPLTKDRAKPAVPFGGKYRIIDFTLSNCINSGIRKIFVLPQYKSHSLLSHIRDAWSVLNPELGEFITHLSPQMRVGEDWYRGTADAVYQNLYHLEGLDVDYILILSGDHVYKMDYGPFIRYHRQKGADLTISVIETDIEEAKRFGVVEIDNEYKLRAFYEKPDKPPSIPGNPKKALVSMGIYVFKRDVLMDVVKEDASKNTSHDFGKDIIPSMIGRYKVYAYRFGQGRKKDSGYWRDIGTIDAYYKANMDLASVNPTFNLYDKTWPIRTYEGQYPPAKTVFADEEKGRAGKALDSIICSGVIISGGRVERSILSPGVRVNSYAEVKDSILFHNVNVGMRAKIRRAIIDKGVRIPEGEKIGYDLEKDRKRFFVSQEGVVVVPRGTVIK, encoded by the coding sequence GTGAGGGAGCGTCTCCTCTATAACGCGCTTGCATTCGTACTTGCCGGGGGGGCTGGCGAAAGACTTTATCCCCTTACCAAGGATAGGGCGAAACCTGCGGTTCCTTTCGGTGGTAAATACAGAATAATAGATTTTACCCTCTCTAACTGTATAAACTCCGGTATAAGAAAGATCTTCGTGCTACCCCAGTACAAATCCCATTCGCTTCTTAGCCACATAAGGGATGCTTGGAGTGTTTTAAACCCCGAACTTGGCGAGTTCATCACCCATCTCTCCCCCCAGATGAGGGTCGGCGAAGACTGGTACAGGGGAACGGCTGATGCTGTATACCAGAATCTCTACCACCTTGAAGGTTTAGACGTGGACTACATCCTCATTTTATCCGGTGACCATGTCTACAAAATGGATTACGGGCCCTTCATAAGGTATCACAGGCAAAAGGGCGCCGATCTCACAATCTCTGTGATAGAGACTGATATAGAGGAGGCAAAACGTTTCGGGGTCGTAGAGATCGACAACGAATACAAACTTCGGGCCTTTTATGAGAAACCAGACAAACCACCTTCAATCCCGGGCAACCCAAAAAAGGCTTTGGTCTCAATGGGTATATACGTGTTCAAAAGGGACGTCTTGATGGATGTTGTGAAGGAGGATGCCAGCAAAAATACATCCCATGACTTCGGAAAGGACATAATCCCCTCAATGATAGGCAGATACAAGGTATATGCCTACCGATTCGGTCAGGGAAGGAAGAAAGATTCAGGCTACTGGAGAGACATAGGTACCATAGACGCCTACTACAAGGCGAACATGGATTTGGCCTCGGTGAACCCTACCTTCAACCTCTACGACAAAACCTGGCCCATCAGAACTTACGAGGGCCAATACCCTCCGGCCAAGACAGTTTTTGCCGACGAGGAGAAAGGAAGAGCCGGAAAAGCGCTCGATTCGATAATCTGTAGCGGAGTGATAATAAGTGGTGGCAGGGTCGAAAGGAGTATTCTCTCCCCAGGAGTCAGAGTGAATAGCTACGCAGAGGTCAAGGATTCAATCCTTTTTCATAATGTAAATGTGGGAATGAGGGCCAAGATAAGAAGGGCCATCATCGACAAGGGCGTGCGAATCCCAGAAGGTGAGAAGATAGGCTATGACCTGGAAAAGGATAGAAAAAGGTTTTTCGTCTCCCAAGAAGGGGTAGTTGTTGTGCCGCGAGGAACTGTTATAAAATAA